A window from Cryptomeria japonica chromosome 1, Sugi_1.0, whole genome shotgun sequence encodes these proteins:
- the LOC131064363 gene encoding two-pore potassium channel 3 isoform X3, which translates to MEEAEPLLNSRNRARERLERLLSIRRVFLPERILNPALQPPSPASIVKENILYGTPLPSPLLSRSQSLGAIQSEPKPEPAHRSGSLTEIVKSRQENRAQNGAPAEENCSHVVDIAEERWLDPSTRRRKKLRKSNSAPAIVVGNLGNPGIDGLSGREKPQLRSASDAVKRACIGVAIYLSVGVGIYLWRADEFKGKATYSVVDALYFCIVTMCTIGYGDIVPCTTFTKMFCCGFILVGFGFIDILLSGLVSFVLDKQETVLIHSSRYELAKAYFVDMEKGRMRIRIKVGIALVVVVLCIGIGTLVVHGLEDLSWTDSFYLGVTSVTTVGFGDYAFDTMQGRLFAVVWLLISTLAVARAFLFLAELRIDKRNRVTAKWILHREMTVGDLLAADIDNNGFVSA; encoded by the exons ATGGAGGAGGCGGAACCGCTCCTTAATTCCAGAAACAGAGCGCGTGAAAGGCTAGAGAGGCTCTTATCAATACGCCGGGTTTTTTTACCTGAAAGGATTCTGAACCCTGCTCTGCAACCCCCTTCTCCCGCTTCCATTGTCAAAGAAAACATCCTCTATGGAACTCCATTACCTTCACCCCTGTTATCCAGAAGCCAATCCCTTGGGGCAATACAATCCGAACCAAAACCAGAACCTGCACACAGATCAGGATCACTTACGGAGATTGTAAAATCGCGGCAAGAAAACAGGGCTCAAAATGGGGCACCAGCGGAAGAAAATTGTTCTCATGTGGTGGACATTGCAGAGGAAAGATGGCTGGATCCGTCCACTAGGCGGAGAAAGAAATTGCGGAAATCGAACTCTGCCCCTGCAATTGTGGTAGGAAATTTGGGGAATCCGGGCATAGATGGCCTTTCAGGGAGAGAAAAGCCCCAATTGAGGTCCGCCTCGGACGCTGTGAAGAGGGCCTGTATTGGGGTGGCCATTTATTTGTCTGTGGGGGTTGGCATTTATTTGTGGCGAGCGGATGAATTCAAGGGCAAGGCGACCTATTCTGTTGTGGATGCCCTGTATTTCTGCATTGTCACTATGTGCACTATTGGTTATGGGGACATTGTGCCCTGCACCACTTTTACCAAGATGTTCTGCTGTGGGTTTATTCTTGTAGGGTTTGGTTTCATCGACATTTTGCTCAGTGGGCTGGTGAGCTTCGTTCTGGACAAGCAGGAGACGGTGCTCATTCACAGTAGCCGTTATGAGCTCGCCAAGGCTTATTTTGTGGATATGGAGAAGGGGAGAATGAGGATTCGGATCAAGGTGGGGATTGCCCTGGTGGTGGTGGTGCTGTGTATTGGGATTGGAACCCTGGTTGTTCATGGCCTTGAGGATTTGAGCTGGACGGATTCGTTTTATCTTGGGGTGACCTCTGTGACGACTGTGGGGTTTGGGGATTATGCGTTTGATACAATGCAGGGGAGGCTCTTTGCTGTGGTTTGGCTGCTTATAAGTACTCTGGCTGTGGCCAGGGCTTTCCTCTTTCTTGCCGAGCTTAGGATTGATAAGCGCAACAGGGTCACTGCGAAGTGGATTCTGCATAGGGAGATGACGGTTGGGGACCTTCTTGCTGCGGATATCGACAACAATGGCTTTGTAAG tGCTTAA